A portion of the Acidisarcina polymorpha genome contains these proteins:
- a CDS encoding SDR family NAD(P)-dependent oxidoreductase, giving the protein MNISLRGKVAVVTGASSGIGLAITRAYLDAGIKGVVAVFRRNDLPEELQEALKTYPDNLIIVRGDVAVEQTAIDFTKVALDKFGSLDVFVSNAAISIVKAVHLHTEEEWDTVVNANVKSLYWAAKHVIPVMIEQKGGLILISGSISGEAGIPTQGAYAPSKGALHQMTRQMAIEYAKYGIRVNTVACGTVDTPIVHSSAKASGNPEGYWKMLKDAHPIGRIASAEEVAAFYTYMATDLASFFTGAILMMDGGYTAQ; this is encoded by the coding sequence ATGAACATCTCCCTCAGAGGCAAAGTCGCGGTCGTGACCGGAGCCTCTTCTGGCATCGGACTCGCAATTACCCGGGCATATCTTGACGCAGGCATCAAGGGTGTCGTCGCAGTCTTCCGGCGTAACGACCTCCCGGAGGAACTTCAGGAGGCCCTGAAGACCTATCCGGATAATCTCATCATTGTTCGTGGCGATGTTGCCGTAGAGCAGACGGCGATCGACTTCACGAAGGTAGCGCTCGACAAGTTCGGCAGTCTCGATGTGTTTGTCAGCAATGCCGCAATCAGCATCGTGAAAGCTGTGCATCTGCATACCGAGGAAGAGTGGGACACGGTCGTCAATGCGAATGTGAAGAGCCTCTATTGGGCGGCCAAGCACGTGATTCCTGTGATGATTGAGCAGAAAGGCGGCCTCATCCTGATTAGCGGCTCGATCTCCGGTGAAGCCGGCATTCCAACGCAAGGCGCGTATGCTCCGTCCAAAGGTGCTCTTCATCAAATGACGCGCCAGATGGCAATCGAATATGCGAAATACGGGATCCGCGTGAACACGGTTGCCTGTGGAACGGTCGACACCCCCATTGTCCATTCCTCGGCGAAGGCTTCGGGGAACCCTGAAGGCTATTGGAAGATGCTGAAGGATGCGCATCCGATTGGCCGCATCGCAAGCGCCGAAGAGGTCGCTGCGTTCTACACCTACATGGCGACCGACCTGGCGAGCTTTTTCACGGGCGCGATTTTGATGATGGACGGCGGCTACACCGCGCAGTAA